In Romboutsia lituseburensis, a genomic segment contains:
- a CDS encoding enoyl-CoA hydratase-related protein produces MVILFNNLICEKHDNIYVIKINREKYLNSLSEEVLKELEMAVDILNDDEEVYVGVIIGQGKAFVAGADIDAMKDMNFEQARRFSKLGTELFRKIENCDKPIIAGINGFCLGGGLELAMSCDLRIASTKAKFGQVETNLGILPGFGGTQRLPRIVGIGKAKELIYTADIIKADEALNIKLVNKVVEPENLLQECIDLGKKISSKGQLAIRYAKCAVNKGYEIDLDNAINLESYLFGLCFASYDQKEGMSAFLEKRDAKFDIQKDISNNK; encoded by the coding sequence ATGGTTATATTGTTTAATAATTTAATTTGTGAAAAGCATGACAATATATATGTAATAAAAATAAATAGAGAAAAGTATCTAAATTCTCTAAGTGAAGAAGTCTTAAAAGAATTAGAAATGGCAGTAGATATTTTAAATGATGATGAAGAGGTATATGTTGGTGTAATAATTGGACAAGGTAAGGCGTTTGTAGCAGGTGCAGATATAGATGCTATGAAGGATATGAATTTTGAACAAGCTAGAAGATTTTCTAAATTAGGAACAGAGCTTTTTAGAAAGATAGAAAACTGTGATAAGCCAATAATCGCAGGAATAAATGGTTTTTGCTTAGGTGGAGGATTAGAACTTGCTATGAGTTGTGATTTAAGAATAGCATCAACTAAAGCTAAGTTTGGCCAAGTAGAAACAAACCTTGGAATACTTCCAGGATTTGGAGGGACTCAAAGACTACCTAGAATAGTAGGAATAGGCAAAGCAAAAGAACTTATATACACAGCAGATATTATAAAAGCAGATGAAGCATTAAATATAAAATTAGTAAATAAGGTTGTTGAGCCTGAAAATTTATTACAAGAATGTATTGATTTAGGTAAAAAAATATCATCAAAAGGACAATTGGCTATAAGATATGCAAAATGCGCAGTAAATAAAGGTTATGAAATAGACCTTGATAATGCTATTAACTTAGAAAGTTACTTATTTGGATTATGCTTTGCAAGTTATGATCAAAAAGAAGGTATGAGCGCATTTTTAGAAAAAAGAGATGCTAAATTTGATATACAAAAAGATATATCTAATAATAAATAA
- a CDS encoding 3-hydroxybutyryl-CoA dehydrogenase, producing the protein MKIMVIGSGTMGSGIAEVLIANNHQVVLRDIDQDNIEKGVLRITKNLEKQVAKGRLEEDKKSDMLKRLVGTTDIKEAMDCDLVIEAIVENMEVKKKLFKELDYICKKQTILATNTSSLSITEIALSTNRPDKVIGMHFFNPAPIMKLIEIIDGMLTSQETHDTIFELSTNLQKNPVSVKEAPGFIVNRILIPMINEAVGILAEGVASAKDIDDAMKLGANHPIGPLALGDLIGLDVCLNIMDVLYSEFADSKYRAHPLLRKMVRGGLLGRKTKKGFYDYQ; encoded by the coding sequence ATGAAAATAATGGTAATAGGAAGCGGAACTATGGGAAGTGGAATAGCTGAGGTTTTAATAGCTAATAACCACCAGGTAGTACTTAGAGATATAGATCAAGATAATATAGAAAAAGGTGTATTAAGAATTACAAAAAACTTAGAAAAACAAGTTGCAAAGGGAAGATTAGAAGAAGATAAAAAAAGTGATATGTTAAAAAGACTTGTAGGAACAACTGATATTAAGGAAGCTATGGATTGCGATTTAGTAATCGAAGCTATAGTTGAAAATATGGAAGTTAAAAAGAAATTATTTAAAGAATTAGATTATATATGTAAAAAACAAACAATCCTTGCAACAAATACATCATCATTATCAATAACAGAAATTGCCTTATCTACTAATAGACCAGATAAAGTAATAGGAATGCATTTCTTCAATCCAGCACCAATTATGAAATTAATAGAAATAATTGACGGTATGCTAACATCTCAAGAAACTCATGATACTATCTTTGAATTATCAACAAACTTACAAAAAAATCCTGTAAGTGTTAAAGAAGCGCCAGGATTTATAGTTAATAGAATATTAATACCTATGATAAATGAAGCTGTTGGTATTTTAGCTGAAGGTGTAGCAAGTGCTAAGGATATAGATGATGCTATGAAGTTAGGTGCGAATCATCCAATAGGACCATTAGCGTTAGGTGATCTTATAGGATTAGATGTATGTTTAAATATAATGGATGTATTATACAGTGAATTTGCAGATTCAAAATATAGAGCTCACCCATTACTTAGAAAAATGGTAAGAGGGGGATTATTAGGAAGAAAAACTAAAAAAGGTTTCTATGATTATCAATAA